TGGGCGGAAACCCGCCCTTGGTGGCGGCGCGGAGGGCCCGCATCCCCCACCTTCACCGCCCGTCCCCCGGGCTGAAGTGGTAGCATCCCCGCGGCCATGACGGGCGGAGATCTCATTGCCGACGTCCTGAAGCAGCAGGGCGTGAGCTGGCTCTTCACCCTGTGCGGTGGGCATATCTCGCCCATCCTGGTCTCCGCCAAGGCACGGGGCCTCCGCGTGGTGGACGTCCGGCACGAAGCGAACGCCGTCTTCGCGGCCGACGCCGTGGCCCGTCTGACCGGCGTTCCCGGGGTGGCCGCGGTCACCGCCGGTCCCGGCGCCACTAACACCGTGACCGCGGTCAAGAACGCGCAACTCGCGCAATCGCCGGTGGTGGTGCTAGGGGGAGCCACCGCCACTCTTCTCAAGGGCCGGGGCTCGCTCCAAGACATCGACCAGATGGCCCTCATGCGCCCCCACGTGAAGTGGGCCACCACCGTGGACCGGGTCTCCGACCTGGGCTCGACCCTGGAGAGGGCCTTTCTGACCGCCCGCTCCGGCGTACCGGGGCCGGTGTTCGTGGAGTGCCCGGTGGACCTGCTCTACGATCCCGCCCTCGTGCGGCAGTGGTACGTGGCCAAGACGGGCGACAAGGCGAGGAGCCTCCGCGACCTGGCCCTTCAGTGGTACATCCGTCGACACCTGCGCAAGGTGTTCGGGGAGGGAGGGGAAGCGCCCCGGGCGCCCCGCCGCGTGGCCCCGCGGGCCCCGAGTCCGGGCGGGGTCCGGCGGGCGGCCGACTACCTTGCTGCCTCCCAGCGGCCCGTTCTCCTGATCGGCAGCCAGGCTCTGCTCTCGCCTTTGGAGGTGGATGCGCTGGCGGAGGCGGTGGGTGCCCTCGGCCTTCCCGTCTATCTCTCCGGCATGGCCCGCGGCTTGCTCGGCCCCGACCACCCCCGGCAGCTCCGGCACCATCGGAAGCAAGCCCTACGGGAAGCCGACCTCGTGATCCTGGCTGGGACGCCCTGCGATTTCCGCCTCGACTACGGCGATCACATCAACCGGGGGGCCGTGCTCATCTCCGCCAACCTCAGCCGGGTGGATCTGCGCAAGAACCGCCGCCCCGACCTGGGCGTGCTGGGTGCACCCGACCTCTTCCTCCGCGCCCTGGCCCGGGAAGCCAAGGGAGAGCCGGCCCGGG
This DNA window, taken from Vicinamibacteria bacterium, encodes the following:
- a CDS encoding thiamine pyrophosphate-binding protein translates to MTGGDLIADVLKQQGVSWLFTLCGGHISPILVSAKARGLRVVDVRHEANAVFAADAVARLTGVPGVAAVTAGPGATNTVTAVKNAQLAQSPVVVLGGATATLLKGRGSLQDIDQMALMRPHVKWATTVDRVSDLGSTLERAFLTARSGVPGPVFVECPVDLLYDPALVRQWYVAKTGDKARSLRDLALQWYIRRHLRKVFGEGGEAPRAPRRVAPRAPSPGGVRRAADYLAASQRPVLLIGSQALLSPLEVDALAEAVGALGLPVYLSGMARGLLGPDHPRQLRHHRKQALREADLVILAGTPCDFRLDYGDHINRGAVLISANLSRVDLRKNRRPDLGVLGAPDLFLRALAREAKGEPARAAWMETLRARDAQREAEIETLSEAPSAGGMNPLRLCREIDRALDPDSVIVADGGDFVSSAAYITRPRGPLSWLDPGAFGTLGVGAGFALGAKLVRPSAEVWILYGDGSAGYSLAEADTFVRHRIPVIAVVGNDAAWTQIAREQVELLKDDVGTVLAPTDYHRVAEGFGAKGFAIGAAEDAPAVLAAAKAAARAGHPVFVNAIIGKTDFRKGSISM